From the genome of Hydrogenophaga sp. PBL-H3, one region includes:
- a CDS encoding TMEM165/GDT1 family protein gives MEAFLVSTGVVALGEMGDKTQLLAIVLAAAFRKPIPIILGILVATLVNHAAAGAVGGWVAQAMGPNILRWVIGVSFLAMAGWMLIPDKIDDDAAGGKQRFGVFGTTVVAFFLAEMGDKTQIATVALAARYTDIVQVVLGTTFGMMLANVPAVFLGDKIAKKVSMKLVHGIAAVIFAILGVLTLLNVGKLF, from the coding sequence ATGGAAGCATTCCTCGTCTCGACCGGCGTCGTCGCCCTGGGTGAAATGGGCGACAAGACACAGCTGCTGGCCATCGTTCTGGCCGCAGCCTTTCGCAAGCCCATCCCCATCATCCTTGGAATCCTGGTTGCGACCCTCGTGAACCACGCGGCCGCCGGCGCCGTGGGCGGCTGGGTGGCCCAGGCCATGGGTCCGAACATCCTGCGCTGGGTGATCGGTGTGTCGTTCCTGGCCATGGCGGGCTGGATGCTGATCCCCGACAAGATCGACGACGACGCAGCGGGTGGCAAGCAGCGCTTCGGCGTGTTCGGCACGACGGTGGTCGCCTTCTTCCTGGCGGAGATGGGCGACAAGACGCAAATCGCCACCGTGGCCCTGGCCGCGCGCTACACCGACATCGTCCAGGTGGTGCTGGGCACGACCTTCGGCATGATGCTGGCCAACGTGCCGGCGGTCTTCCTGGGCGACAAGATCGCCAAGAAGGTGTCGATGAAACTGGTCCACGGCATCGCGGCCGTCATCTTCGCCATCCTCGGCGTGCTGACGCTCCTGAACGTCGGCAAGCTGTTCTGA
- a CDS encoding site-specific integrase — protein sequence MRLPILQKTPALQPHELSDMTAQAVADLLREGESLNTQLSYRSALRYWAAWYGIRYGAQISLPLPAACVLQFIVDHAQRTTPKGLAHELPVEIDAALVAAGYKGKPGPMAHNTLAHRLAVLSKAHQMRDVKNPCQDPKVRELLSRTRKAYAKRGELPKKKDALTKDPLQLVLATCDDSMRGKRDRALLLFAWASGGRRRSEVAAADVKFLKRLARGEFSYELVFSKTNQSGVDRPENHKPVLGAAGAALEDWLSVSGIREGALFRRVLKGGHLGGPLSAASVRDIVKARCLLAGVEGAFSAHSLRSGFVTEAAAQNVSLADTMAMTGHQSVAVVLGYQRQGGLSNNPASRLLP from the coding sequence ATGCGCCTGCCCATCCTCCAGAAAACCCCCGCCCTGCAGCCGCACGAATTGAGCGACATGACCGCGCAAGCCGTGGCCGATCTGCTGCGCGAAGGCGAATCGCTCAACACGCAGCTGAGCTACCGCAGTGCGCTGCGCTACTGGGCCGCCTGGTACGGCATCCGTTATGGGGCACAGATCAGCCTGCCGTTGCCCGCGGCCTGCGTGCTGCAATTCATCGTCGACCATGCGCAGCGCACCACGCCCAAGGGTCTGGCGCACGAACTCCCGGTCGAGATCGACGCAGCCCTGGTCGCGGCCGGCTACAAGGGAAAACCGGGACCGATGGCACACAACACGCTGGCGCACCGCCTGGCGGTGCTGTCCAAAGCCCACCAGATGCGCGACGTGAAAAACCCCTGTCAGGACCCCAAGGTGCGCGAGTTGCTCTCCCGCACGCGCAAGGCCTATGCCAAACGGGGCGAGCTGCCGAAGAAGAAAGACGCACTGACCAAGGATCCACTTCAACTGGTGCTGGCCACCTGCGACGACTCCATGAGGGGTAAACGCGATCGCGCCCTCCTCCTCTTTGCCTGGGCCAGCGGTGGACGCCGGCGCTCCGAGGTGGCTGCGGCGGACGTTAAATTCTTGAAGCGTTTGGCGCGGGGGGAGTTTTCTTACGAACTGGTCTTCTCGAAAACCAACCAGAGCGGCGTTGATCGACCCGAGAACCACAAGCCCGTGCTCGGTGCTGCTGGTGCGGCGTTAGAGGATTGGTTATCGGTGAGCGGGATCCGCGAGGGCGCCCTCTTCCGCCGCGTGCTCAAGGGCGGCCACCTGGGTGGCCCGCTGTCGGCAGCTTCCGTGCGCGACATCGTCAAGGCGCGGTGTTTGTTGGCGGGGGTTGAGGGGGCGTTTTCTGCGCACTCATTGAGGTCGGGGTTCGTCACTGAAGCCGCTGCACAGAACGTCTCCCTTGCAGACACGATGGCGATGACGGGTCACCAGTCCGTGGCCGTGGTGCTTGGATACCAGCGCCAGGGTGGGCTTTCCAACAACCCCGCCTCCAGGTTGCTCCCGTAG
- a CDS encoding FTR1 family iron permease yields MFAASLIVFRETLEAALFVGIIAAATKQLPQRGRWLAGGVAAGVAGALLLALSAEQVGTWADGIGQDLVNIGILTVALSMLVWHCVWVSTHGRQMAMEARQLGASVQGGQRKPWVLFVAVALAVLREGAETVLFVAGSLTGGGQVGTASVMLACALGLVAGAVVGVGLYAGLSRIPTQKLFAATNVLIALLAASIASQLARALAQAGLVERGTAPLWDSSAWLASDSALGALLHALVGYDARPSAMQIGFYVAVLASIYIGTRMVMRQLGVSPPHRRAGPA; encoded by the coding sequence ATGTTCGCCGCCTCCCTGATCGTTTTCCGCGAAACCCTCGAGGCCGCGCTGTTCGTCGGCATCATCGCCGCCGCTACGAAGCAGTTGCCGCAGCGAGGCCGCTGGCTGGCCGGCGGTGTCGCCGCCGGCGTGGCCGGTGCGCTGCTGCTGGCGCTGTCGGCCGAGCAGGTCGGCACCTGGGCCGACGGCATCGGCCAGGATCTGGTCAACATCGGCATCCTGACGGTCGCGCTGTCGATGCTGGTGTGGCACTGCGTCTGGGTCTCGACGCACGGCCGGCAGATGGCGATGGAGGCGCGCCAGCTCGGCGCATCGGTCCAGGGCGGGCAGCGCAAGCCGTGGGTGTTGTTCGTCGCGGTGGCCCTCGCGGTGCTGCGTGAGGGCGCCGAGACGGTGCTGTTCGTAGCCGGCTCGCTGACTGGCGGCGGCCAGGTCGGCACCGCCTCGGTGATGTTGGCCTGTGCGCTTGGGCTGGTTGCCGGCGCCGTGGTCGGCGTTGGCCTTTATGCCGGCTTGTCGCGCATCCCGACGCAGAAGCTCTTCGCTGCAACCAATGTGCTGATCGCGCTGCTGGCCGCGTCGATCGCCAGCCAACTGGCCCGCGCCCTCGCGCAGGCCGGGCTGGTCGAGCGCGGCACCGCGCCGCTGTGGGACAGCTCCGCCTGGCTGGCGTCCGATTCGGCGCTGGGCGCGCTACTGCACGCACTGGTTGGCTACGACGCGCGGCCGTCGGCGATGCAGATCGGCTTCTATGTCGCCGTGCTGGCCAGCATCTACATCGGCACGCGCATGGTGATGCGCCAGCTGGGCGTCAGCCCGCCGCATCGCCGCGCCGGCCCGGCCTGA
- a CDS encoding GntR family transcriptional regulator, whose protein sequence is MATRLNEPKAKLTDLAYQMIEEAIVTLRIRPGTSLSEQALSEMTGIGRTPIREAIQRLAREHLILVMPQRGLLVSEMNVNKQLKLLETRREIERLICRSAAKRASDSERQSFRRLADEFTKYAARSDDVAFVRADREFNELCLSAASNEFAEGAMRMLHGLSRRFWYLHYKQTADMPEMARLHAAVALAIGKGDIKHAGEALDRLIDHLEGFTRATVL, encoded by the coding sequence ATGGCTACCCGACTCAATGAGCCAAAGGCCAAACTCACCGATCTCGCCTATCAAATGATTGAGGAGGCCATCGTTACCTTGCGCATCCGGCCCGGCACATCCCTCTCCGAGCAAGCGCTAAGCGAGATGACCGGTATCGGCCGCACGCCCATTAGGGAGGCTATCCAGCGCTTGGCGCGCGAGCACCTCATCCTCGTAATGCCGCAACGCGGGCTCCTAGTATCGGAGATGAACGTCAATAAGCAGCTCAAGCTCCTGGAGACAAGGCGCGAGATCGAGCGCTTGATCTGCCGCAGCGCCGCCAAGCGGGCCAGCGATTCGGAGCGCCAATCCTTCCGGCGTCTCGCCGACGAGTTCACGAAGTACGCTGCGCGGAGCGACGATGTGGCTTTCGTACGTGCCGACCGCGAGTTCAATGAACTGTGCCTCAGTGCGGCAAGCAACGAATTCGCGGAAGGTGCGATGCGCATGCTGCACGGGTTGTCGCGGCGATTCTGGTACCTGCACTACAAGCAAACGGCCGACATGCCAGAAATGGCTCGCCTGCACGCTGCCGTCGCGCTGGCGATTGGCAAAGGCGACATCAAGCATGCCGGGGAAGCGCTTGATCGCCTGATTGACCATCTCGAAGGCTTTACGCGCGCCACCGTCCTGTAG
- a CDS encoding ABC transporter substrate-binding protein: MRKSLLNFLASAALSFGLASPVAAQDAIKIGQIEAQTGPSSSLGFMATQGAKLAVHQINQAGGVEVGGKKYPIDLDSPDTQGSPQQGLIQLKKMLEQDHRKYIFGPTLSNVFNGVREYARGYDGKLLMFAPATAAHPELGKPGYGFLLRPVLFDTAPEGFGTYMVEMLRSKGAKKVAILMQNDAFGRFAVDIYKDSFAKAGIEIQTHWFEASTKDYSAVLARIAAWKPDYLFPGYTDAALYDIVQQATQLGLTKFWLVRGSLGPAIRNKASIDEYIAYMPKYFEEAEKVDSKVAKFIKDYKDFFKVKDFPYDLAPLLYMASYDHVFMLAEAMKRAGSINDVAAIKKELLSMTYDGLWVQKFDPVGGGIHSYEIAEMRRGGALKMTLVKPASK, encoded by the coding sequence ATGCGAAAAAGCTTATTGAATTTCCTTGCATCAGCGGCGCTCAGCTTCGGCCTTGCAAGCCCCGTTGCTGCGCAGGATGCCATCAAGATCGGTCAGATCGAGGCCCAGACCGGCCCGTCTAGCAGTCTGGGTTTCATGGCCACACAGGGTGCAAAGCTTGCAGTTCACCAGATCAATCAAGCCGGTGGCGTGGAGGTCGGTGGCAAGAAGTACCCGATCGACCTAGACTCGCCCGACACACAGGGCAGTCCTCAGCAGGGCCTGATTCAGCTTAAGAAGATGCTCGAGCAGGACCACCGGAAGTACATCTTTGGGCCGACGCTCTCGAACGTCTTCAATGGGGTGCGTGAGTACGCTCGCGGCTACGATGGCAAACTGCTGATGTTCGCGCCGGCCACCGCTGCGCACCCCGAGCTGGGCAAGCCCGGTTACGGCTTTCTGCTGCGCCCAGTCCTCTTCGACACTGCCCCGGAGGGTTTCGGCACCTACATGGTCGAAATGCTTCGCAGCAAGGGCGCGAAGAAGGTCGCCATCCTGATGCAGAACGACGCCTTCGGACGGTTCGCGGTGGACATCTACAAGGACAGCTTCGCCAAGGCAGGGATCGAAATTCAGACACATTGGTTCGAGGCAAGCACCAAGGACTACTCGGCTGTGTTGGCGCGCATCGCCGCATGGAAGCCAGACTACCTCTTCCCTGGTTACACCGACGCCGCGCTCTACGACATTGTGCAGCAGGCTACCCAGCTCGGGCTCACCAAATTCTGGCTGGTGCGCGGCTCGCTCGGCCCCGCCATCCGCAACAAGGCCTCGATCGACGAATACATCGCCTATATGCCCAAATACTTTGAAGAGGCCGAGAAAGTCGACTCTAAAGTGGCGAAATTCATCAAGGACTACAAGGACTTCTTCAAGGTCAAGGACTTCCCGTACGACCTGGCCCCGCTTCTGTATATGGCATCCTATGACCACGTCTTCATGCTTGCCGAGGCCATGAAGCGCGCGGGCTCGATCAACGACGTGGCTGCGATCAAGAAGGAACTTTTGTCGATGACCTACGACGGTCTATGGGTGCAGAAATTCGACCCCGTAGGCGGTGGCATCCACAGCTATGAGATTGCAGAGATGCGGCGCGGCGGTGCCCTCAAGATGACTCTCGTGAAGCCGGCCAGCAAATGA
- the dmeF gene encoding CDF family Co(II)/Ni(II) efflux transporter DmeF: MHADDLAKWQHDHVFDSGNAAGERGTRVVMWITAAMMVVEIAAGWFYNSMALLADGFHMSSHAVAIGLSAFAYSAARKHAKDTRFAFGTWKMEVLGGFASAIFLLVVVGLMVYGSVERLITPEPIHYKEAMLIAVLGLVVNLVSARILDAAHHHDHGHDHHGHSHETSHHHDLNLKSAYVHVIADAATSVAAIAALAGGWWLGWSWLDPVMGIVGALVVALWAKGLIVETSKVLLDREMDHPVVDEIRAVIAERGAESETLVADLHVWRVGRATYSCALSLVTHDERLVPNQVREWLSIHEEIVHSTIEVQMCHRS, from the coding sequence ATGCACGCTGACGATCTTGCCAAGTGGCAGCACGACCACGTCTTTGATTCAGGAAACGCGGCTGGAGAACGCGGAACGCGCGTGGTGATGTGGATCACCGCTGCGATGATGGTCGTCGAGATCGCCGCGGGTTGGTTCTACAACTCGATGGCACTGCTGGCCGACGGCTTCCACATGAGCAGCCATGCCGTGGCGATCGGACTGAGTGCGTTCGCGTACTCGGCGGCGCGCAAGCACGCGAAGGACACCCGGTTCGCCTTTGGAACCTGGAAGATGGAGGTGCTCGGCGGGTTCGCGAGCGCCATCTTCCTACTGGTGGTCGTGGGCCTCATGGTGTACGGCTCGGTAGAGCGACTGATCACCCCCGAGCCGATCCACTACAAGGAGGCCATGCTCATCGCGGTGCTCGGCCTGGTGGTCAATCTCGTCTCGGCACGCATCCTGGACGCGGCGCATCACCACGACCACGGGCACGATCACCATGGTCATTCGCACGAAACGAGTCACCACCACGACCTGAACCTCAAGTCAGCCTACGTCCACGTCATCGCCGACGCGGCGACTTCCGTGGCGGCGATCGCGGCACTCGCCGGCGGTTGGTGGCTGGGTTGGTCATGGCTTGATCCGGTCATGGGCATCGTTGGCGCTTTGGTCGTCGCGCTGTGGGCCAAGGGGCTCATCGTTGAAACCAGCAAGGTGCTGCTGGACCGGGAGATGGACCATCCGGTGGTCGACGAGATCCGGGCGGTCATTGCCGAGCGCGGCGCCGAGAGTGAAACCCTCGTCGCCGACCTGCATGTCTGGCGAGTGGGCAGGGCGACCTACTCGTGCGCTCTCAGTCTCGTGACCCACGACGAGCGACTGGTGCCGAACCAGGTGCGGGAGTGGCTGTCGATTCACGAGGAGATCGTGCACTCGACCATCGAGGTTCAGATGTGCCATCGCAGTTAG
- a CDS encoding PEP-CTERM sorting domain-containing protein, whose protein sequence is MSKTLLKIGLSCALALGGAAQADVVYQIQNGKLQSATGLIINSEQYRVTFGNSCASMFAGCDQSLFDFTTSADAMVAMNAVFAQVLVDNVVVDGTTYNFDTRPELVNSCDRGGFCEMWIPYLDAGNGNATSAWFVNTSSIDYLGSANYTVFKAYGDSQDYMAFMDFEKVVVNGVPEPGSLALLGIALAGLGLARKRAAG, encoded by the coding sequence GTGTCGAAGACATTATTGAAGATTGGCTTGTCCTGCGCGCTGGCACTGGGCGGTGCCGCCCAGGCCGATGTCGTGTACCAGATCCAGAACGGCAAGTTGCAAAGTGCTACCGGCTTGATCATCAACAGCGAACAGTACCGCGTGACGTTCGGAAACTCATGCGCGTCGATGTTTGCCGGCTGCGATCAAAGCCTGTTCGACTTCACGACGTCGGCCGACGCGATGGTCGCGATGAATGCCGTGTTCGCCCAGGTGCTCGTCGACAATGTGGTGGTGGACGGCACCACCTACAACTTCGACACCCGGCCCGAACTGGTCAACAGCTGCGACCGGGGCGGCTTTTGCGAGATGTGGATCCCCTATCTGGATGCGGGCAATGGCAACGCCACATCGGCCTGGTTCGTGAATACGTCCAGCATCGACTATCTGGGGAGCGCAAATTACACGGTCTTCAAGGCGTACGGCGACTCCCAAGACTACATGGCGTTCATGGACTTCGAGAAGGTTGTCGTCAACGGCGTGCCCGAACCGGGATCGCTTGCGCTGTTGGGCATCGCCCTGGCGGGGCTGGGTCTCGCTCGGAAGCGCGCCGCGGGCTGA
- a CDS encoding branched-chain amino acid ABC transporter permease: MMQLIAGQLINGIIVGSLYGIIALAVSLTSGITGVVNFALGAFMLVGAYLTWHLNETYGVAFPFAVILVMGVVALIGLVADVLLFRHTRNNLINGLIVSIGLVSVIVALVHMTWTSTPQNMQPFVTGVFTVGGVVVPKMKLLMGVVLILIVSMTYLGLTRTWMGRAAYAYAQNPEAAALMGVATGRLQVGVAAFGAALCGLAGSMYATLYSLTPDIGALYMLKGVEGALLAGIGSVIGALFGGILIGVAEGLGSVFLPLAFNDAYGLLMLVLVLLFRPAGLFGRR; this comes from the coding sequence ATGATGCAATTGATCGCGGGCCAGTTGATCAACGGAATCATCGTGGGTTCCCTCTACGGAATCATCGCGCTGGCGGTATCGTTGACGAGCGGAATCACGGGCGTCGTAAACTTCGCGCTGGGTGCATTCATGTTGGTCGGTGCCTACCTCACCTGGCACCTCAACGAAACCTACGGCGTGGCCTTCCCGTTTGCCGTGATCTTGGTTATGGGTGTGGTCGCCTTGATCGGCCTAGTGGCCGATGTGCTGCTGTTCCGCCATACGCGCAACAACCTGATCAACGGCTTGATCGTCTCGATCGGTCTGGTCTCAGTGATCGTGGCGCTCGTGCACATGACGTGGACATCCACCCCGCAGAACATGCAGCCCTTCGTCACGGGCGTATTCACCGTGGGTGGGGTAGTCGTGCCGAAGATGAAGCTACTGATGGGGGTGGTGCTCATATTGATCGTCAGCATGACCTACCTGGGACTCACGCGGACGTGGATGGGGCGCGCGGCCTACGCCTATGCGCAAAACCCCGAGGCCGCTGCCTTGATGGGGGTCGCTACCGGTCGCCTCCAGGTTGGCGTGGCCGCCTTTGGTGCGGCCTTGTGCGGACTCGCTGGGTCGATGTACGCCACGCTTTACTCACTGACCCCCGACATTGGCGCGCTGTACATGCTGAAGGGCGTCGAAGGGGCGCTACTGGCCGGCATCGGCAGCGTGATCGGGGCGCTGTTCGGCGGCATTCTAATCGGTGTGGCCGAAGGCCTGGGTTCGGTGTTCCTGCCGCTTGCATTCAACGACGCCTATGGCTTGCTGATGCTGGTACTAGTGCTGCTTTTCAGGCCGGCCGGTCTGTTCGGGAGGCGTTGA
- a CDS encoding branched-chain amino acid ABC transporter permease: MRVLLLVLCGAVALVPALTANNVVLSVLTFTFILGILAVSFNLIYGITGQLTLFHAAAFGVGAYATHLSMAHWSISFWLGSAFAMGCVAVVSLLLGIVCFRFRLKEFYFAVVTLAFAEMIRLVVMNWHGLTNGSLGINFNLKPSVGVPGVGALVIEGPVRWYYFSLACVVVIVLAYQLVVNSWIGNAFKAIRLNEDVAASLGLNAFRYKLLSFVLGSMGASFAGGLYSHYMGFVDPHLLDINQSLAILSMALIGGTGSVAAPVVGALVVTALPHLIDLNAEWRLLIYGLILILTILLMPQGIVGSLQRLRKHA; this comes from the coding sequence ATGCGAGTGCTTCTGCTTGTGTTGTGTGGCGCTGTCGCGCTCGTCCCAGCGCTCACCGCGAACAACGTCGTGCTGTCGGTGCTCACGTTCACGTTCATCCTGGGCATCCTTGCCGTCAGCTTCAACCTTATCTACGGAATCACTGGCCAACTCACGCTCTTTCACGCGGCGGCCTTCGGTGTAGGGGCGTACGCCACCCACCTCTCGATGGCCCACTGGTCCATCTCCTTCTGGCTGGGATCGGCCTTCGCGATGGGCTGCGTGGCCGTGGTCTCGCTGCTCCTGGGCATCGTGTGCTTTCGCTTCAGGCTCAAGGAGTTCTACTTCGCGGTCGTGACCCTGGCGTTCGCAGAAATGATCCGCCTGGTGGTGATGAATTGGCACGGCCTGACCAATGGCTCGCTAGGAATCAACTTCAACCTCAAGCCCAGCGTGGGGGTACCCGGAGTCGGAGCGCTGGTCATCGAAGGGCCTGTACGTTGGTACTACTTTTCGCTAGCTTGTGTCGTCGTTATCGTGCTGGCATATCAACTGGTCGTGAACTCATGGATAGGCAACGCGTTCAAGGCCATACGCCTCAACGAGGACGTGGCAGCCTCCCTCGGCCTCAATGCCTTCCGCTACAAGCTTCTGTCGTTCGTGCTGGGCAGCATGGGGGCCTCGTTCGCCGGCGGTCTGTACTCGCACTACATGGGTTTCGTCGACCCGCACCTGCTCGACATCAACCAGTCGCTGGCCATCTTGTCGATGGCGCTGATCGGCGGCACGGGGTCGGTGGCCGCCCCCGTGGTCGGGGCGTTGGTGGTCACTGCACTGCCGCACCTGATCGACCTCAATGCCGAGTGGCGTCTGTTGATCTATGGCCTCATCTTAATCCTCACAATCCTGCTCATGCCTCAAGGCATCGTCGGATCACTGCAGAGGCTTCGCAAACATGCTTGA
- a CDS encoding ABC transporter ATP-binding protein, which yields MLEIDHVTKRFGGLVAVDDVVFRIAEREIVGIFGPNGSGKTTLMNVIAGVFSATRGEVRWKGRALGGLSTDEVAACGVVKTFQNPQLFRELTVAENVRVAGHLLLKSELGAARVRTIFPSAFRTEAARKIDARVAAVLEMTRLEAQARQLAGSLSYGGEKMLGVAMALMCAPSMLLLDEPGSGLSHDELDRLSEVLRRLRGQGMTLCVIDHRVGFLGALADRAIVLYHGSKIAEGTPSQVLSQRAVIEAYLGDAHVA from the coding sequence ATGCTTGAAATCGATCATGTGACCAAGCGCTTTGGCGGTCTTGTAGCCGTCGACGATGTGGTATTCCGAATCGCCGAACGCGAGATCGTGGGCATCTTCGGCCCAAACGGCTCTGGAAAGACGACGCTGATGAACGTGATTGCCGGTGTCTTCTCGGCCACTCGGGGCGAAGTTCGATGGAAGGGCCGCGCGCTCGGTGGCCTCAGCACCGACGAGGTCGCGGCCTGCGGTGTTGTCAAGACCTTCCAGAACCCGCAGCTGTTCCGCGAGCTCACAGTCGCCGAAAACGTACGCGTGGCCGGGCACCTGCTGCTCAAGTCGGAACTCGGTGCGGCACGCGTGCGCACCATCTTTCCGTCGGCTTTCAGAACAGAGGCAGCACGCAAGATTGACGCGCGAGTGGCTGCCGTGCTCGAGATGACCCGACTGGAAGCGCAGGCGCGCCAACTGGCGGGCTCGCTGTCATATGGTGGCGAGAAGATGCTCGGTGTCGCAATGGCACTGATGTGTGCGCCAAGCATGCTTCTGCTTGATGAGCCGGGAAGTGGTCTCTCGCACGATGAGCTAGACCGCCTTTCGGAAGTACTCCGGCGCCTGCGCGGTCAAGGCATGACACTGTGCGTCATTGACCACCGGGTCGGCTTCCTCGGTGCCCTGGCGGATCGGGCGATCGTGCTGTACCACGGCTCCAAGATCGCCGAGGGTACCCCATCGCAGGTGCTGTCGCAACGAGCGGTCATTGAAGCCTACTTGGGAGACGCACATGTTGCTTGA
- a CDS encoding ABC transporter ATP-binding protein: MLLELNGLSAHFGKKQVLHQMSLSVGEGEVVALIGPNAAGKSTTMRCILGLKATSAGSIAFHGRCMDALGTPKRVREGLVLVPEGRQVFTEFSVLDNLLMGAYHRPDRGRIDGDLAKVFGLFPRLAERRAQKAGSMSGGEQQMLAIARGLMSRPRLLFMDEPSLGLAPIVMEEIASAIRHLAAGGLSILLAEQNASFALRMADRAYVIESGSVVLSGTAQELSDEPRVRHNYLGY; encoded by the coding sequence ATGTTGCTTGAGCTGAACGGCCTGAGTGCCCATTTCGGAAAGAAGCAGGTCCTGCACCAAATGTCACTCTCGGTCGGCGAGGGCGAGGTGGTGGCGCTCATTGGCCCCAATGCGGCGGGCAAATCTACCACCATGCGCTGCATCCTCGGGTTGAAGGCGACCAGCGCCGGATCGATCGCCTTCCACGGCCGTTGCATGGATGCTTTGGGCACCCCCAAGAGAGTGCGCGAAGGGCTTGTGCTGGTGCCGGAAGGCCGCCAGGTCTTCACCGAGTTCAGCGTGTTGGACAACTTGCTTATGGGGGCCTACCACCGCCCTGACCGCGGCCGGATCGACGGTGACCTTGCCAAGGTGTTTGGCCTGTTCCCACGCCTGGCGGAGCGCCGTGCGCAAAAGGCCGGCTCGATGTCCGGTGGTGAGCAGCAAATGCTGGCCATTGCGCGCGGTCTGATGAGTCGTCCAAGGCTGCTGTTCATGGACGAGCCCAGCTTGGGGCTAGCGCCGATTGTGATGGAGGAAATCGCCTCCGCGATCCGCCACCTGGCGGCCGGTGGACTGAGCATCTTGCTTGCGGAGCAGAACGCGTCCTTCGCGCTTCGAATGGCAGATCGCGCATATGTCATCGAGTCGGGCAGCGTGGTACTGAGTGGAACTGCCCAAGAGCTTTCAGACGAGCCTCGGGTGCGTCACAACTACCTCGGGTACTGA
- a CDS encoding DNA-binding protein: MKSSRVTRGVQPDEVWAAADAVLAQGERPTIERVRAHLGRGSPNTVAPMLDAWYASLAKRLASDEDGAGEQGVLPAPVLRAAKALWGRAQQHAQEQAVESVRIDRQVQDQHAERLATLRDTLEQDQQKLNERSEALGAALQAKDHQITDLVRQVTDLHKGLTGREREIESLRTLHAEAAQALQAERDRLNGLTEGHRQERGRLEQRASAHEKRLLGDLDRARQEVKRLTLLLADDNKKASKTLAGSQEEAQSLRVQVGALIAENAGLAKEILSARDDLRAAQSHQEQFRKDATALLADLKARLPGAGPGSGTSAKRAKPKDRP; the protein is encoded by the coding sequence ATGAAAAGTTCGAGAGTGACTCGGGGTGTCCAGCCCGACGAGGTTTGGGCTGCGGCCGATGCCGTGCTCGCCCAAGGCGAACGGCCCACGATTGAGCGGGTGCGCGCGCACCTTGGTCGAGGGTCGCCGAACACCGTGGCGCCCATGCTCGATGCCTGGTACGCCTCGTTGGCCAAACGACTGGCCAGTGACGAAGATGGCGCCGGAGAGCAGGGCGTCCTGCCGGCACCGGTTCTGCGGGCCGCCAAGGCACTGTGGGGGCGTGCCCAGCAGCACGCGCAGGAGCAAGCGGTTGAATCGGTGCGGATCGATCGGCAGGTGCAGGACCAGCACGCGGAGCGCCTGGCCACCCTGCGCGACACGCTCGAGCAGGACCAGCAGAAGCTCAATGAGCGCTCAGAGGCGCTGGGCGCCGCTCTTCAGGCCAAGGACCATCAGATCACTGATCTGGTGCGTCAGGTTACCGACTTGCATAAAGGGCTGACAGGCCGGGAACGTGAAATCGAATCCTTGCGCACCTTACATGCCGAGGCAGCGCAAGCGCTGCAGGCGGAGCGTGATCGTCTCAATGGGTTGACCGAGGGCCACCGGCAGGAGCGAGGGCGCCTGGAACAACGAGCCTCCGCTCATGAAAAACGGCTGCTTGGGGACCTGGATCGCGCACGGCAGGAGGTCAAGCGCCTGACGTTGCTGCTAGCGGATGACAACAAGAAGGCGTCCAAGACGCTGGCGGGTTCGCAGGAGGAGGCCCAGTCCCTTCGGGTGCAGGTCGGCGCCTTGATTGCAGAGAATGCGGGCCTGGCGAAGGAGATCTTGTCCGCGCGGGACGACTTGCGAGCTGCCCAGTCGCATCAGGAGCAGTTCCGAAAAGACGCGACCGCGTTGCTGGCCGACCTTAAGGCCCGCCTTCCTGGCGCTGGCCCGGGCTCTGGGACAAGCGCGAAGCGGGCAAAACCAAAAGACCGTCCTTAA